tctcaaaaaataataataaaaaatagtatgtaccaggccgggcgcggtggctcaagcctgtaatcccagcacttcgggaggctgagacgggtggatcacgaggtcaggagatcgagactatcctggctaacccggtgaaaccccgtctctactaaaaaaatacaaaaaaattagccgggcgaggtggcgggcgcctgtagtcccagctactcgggaggctgaggcaggagaatggcgtgaacccgggaggcggagcttgcagtgagctgagatccggccacagcactccagcctgggtgacagagcgagactccgtctcaaaaaaaaaaaaaaaaaaaaaaaaaatagtatgtacCCTAAGAAAAATATTGGAAGGACAGCTGGGATCTGTATGtataaatctctctctttttttcttttttttaattaaaaatttttttgatgtgttctcatcttttttaaaaaacaatgcacATGCATTTATctgtgtaataaaaaataaaggacagtAATTCTGGATACACTCAGGAGACAGATAACTCAACCAGGCATGAAAGATGAAAACACTACAAAAATCACAGCATCTACCAGCCAGTGATCATGACAATTAACATTCTGGGGTGTCCCTCCTGGCATATGCACCAAAACTCACTTGGTTTTTGTAAAAACTGACACCAGGTGTATCCATATATGAAGCAAGAACACTACAAACAGGAGAGTTCccaatgttatataaaatatatgaatgtttggccagacacggtggctcatggctgtaatcccggcactttgggagcccaaggtgggtggatcatttgaggtcaggagctcgagaccagcctggccaacatgatgaaaccctgcctccactaaaaatacaaaaattagccaggtgtagtggcaggcgcctgtaatcccagctacttgggaggctgaggctggagaactgcttgaacccaggggcagaggatgcagtgaactgagattgcgacactgcactccagtttggacaacagagcaagactctgtctcaaaaaaaaaaaaaaaaaaagaaatgaaatgaagtaaaataaaataaaataaaacaaaataaaaggatttttgttttctatacacACATGTAGTAAAATCTGAGAGGATAATATATCAAAATCTCACTGTGATTCTCTCTAGGTGGTAGGATAAGGggtagtttttgtttgtgttcaACCCTATTTTCTAAATGAACATTTTATGACCCAAATAGGTTATTCTGAAACCAATTTTTACTGGGTTTGTTAACGGACTGTTTCATAGCCCTACTATTACTAAAGCACGTTCACATGCTAATCCACATTTTTTCCGCAAGGCTTTTCAAAGTTGTGGTACTTCATACATAACCAAATCATGTCCTCATTTCACAGGTAGCCAAGACAAACACATAACTTCTTGTCTGAATTGCACTTCAGAGGAAGCAGGAGAGCTAATTAATAATTATGCTGAGACAGTGGACATAAATAAGGCCACGTGGCAGTCCCGAGGAGGGCCCAGGATGGTGCTCTGAAGCCACCTGTGCAGCGCTGGACAGATGGGAAGGGGCCTTTGGGAATGCTCACCTGGTGGCCAGCTCAGGCTGGTAGAGACTGACGTGCTTGCAGCTGGAGCCGCTCCAAGCACAGTAGGGGTCCCGGGCGAGGAGGCAGTCCCCACAGCTCCGGTACAGGCTGCAGTTGGCCACAGGCACCTGGACTACGCCCGAGTGTGAGGCCGCATACAGCAGCCCCTGCACAGCCAGACACGGGGATGAGAAGCGGGCACGGGCAGCCAGGGCCATTGCTCATGGCCACCCAGCACATATGCCTCCCAGAGCCACCCCCAAGAGGCCTGCTATGTAACCGGCAACCCCACTTTCTAATAGCTCATGACTGGATCCTGTATCTTTCCATCCTGCTGAGGCAAGGGAGGAGAAGCTGGGTGGGGACTGCTTGGTGCTCATGGAGGGCACCCCCCCAAGCACCCTGCCAGGATGTCCAGGAGCAGATTCTGCTCACCCTGTGGGTGTCCAGGAGCAGATTCTGCACAGGCTGTCCCGATGAGAAGATCTGCAGCTCCTCAATGATGTGCACTCGGGGGCCCACGTTCACCGCCTTGTGTAGCCGGCCGTCACCTGGGGTGTGGACAGGACTCAGGCCCAGGGTGGACCCCACCGCCCATGACCCACTGGTCACGTGCACCCCTTCCCGAGCCTGCTGGGCTGCAGACACTTACCAGTGCCCAGGAAGAGGACATCGTAGGCGTGGTGCAGGCCAGGGACGCGGTGTACAGCCACGCGCTGGTAGCGAGCCtggggctgcagcagcagcaTGCGGCTTCGGACCTGCCCGTCCATCAGGAAGTGGTCCTTGAGGAAGTTCAGCACACGGTCTGGGAGCTGCAGGGACGAGTTGATCTTCCTTTCCCGGGCACTGTTGGTGATGCACTAGAGGAGAAAGCAGCAGCATGAGGCCAGCCACACCTGGGGGCAGCAGGCAGGATGGGGGCCCTGGTTCCCAGTGGACAGTAGCAGTGTCTGTCCCCCGGCCCGGAGCCAGGGTACATCCCTGGCAGTGCTCTACAGAGCCGGCGTGCACGTCTGAGGGAGCAAGGACAAAGCCCAGGGTATGGGGAAACCGAGTGCTTGGAGGGCTTCCTTGCTGTGCCTCCTCCCCACCTACCACCCCAGCCTCATATGCCCAGGGGCCTCAAGAACCAGGACCACACTCCCTGCTCCTCCGCACCCTTCACCAGTGCTCTCAGGAAGCCCTGGCTGGGCAGAGCGCCCCAGCACAGTCGGCAGTTCCTTCCTGCCCCACCTGGGGCTTCCTGAAATTCTGAGAGGTGCTCCACACCATCTGTCAGGGGCTCCAGCGGGACCCAGCTCCAGCTGCCCACAGCAACAACGGCTCGCTGACACACCCTCTTTtggtttccctccctcctcctctcaaCCTTCTTATTCCTTCATGCTGCTTCCTGGCATCACCTCCCTAATAAACTATTTGGCACATCTATCCTTGTCTCAAGGTCTGCTTTCAGGGTAGCCCATTAGGctagaagggaggaagaaagcacTATTTCCCCACAGCTTGCCCATTCAGTCACTTGGTAATTAAATAAGCAGCTTGCAGCTGAGTAAGGGAGAGGACCAAGTGAAGAGATGACTGTAGCAGCCCCCAGCAAGCGCCCTGATGGGGACACACTTGTATCCTGAAACAGAACTGAAGACATTCTAACATTCATAGTTACCTCTAACCCAGTAGACAAAGGAGGCCTGGGCCTATGTCCCATATTAAAGACGAGAAAACAGATTCAGAGAAGCCAAGTGATCTGCCCGAGGCTAGGCAGCCTTGGTTCCAGCATGGTGTGGGGACCCACATCTTCCTAGCACCCCTTCTGGGTACAGGGAGCCAGTACCCACCGCTCCAGGCCGGGGTGTGGGCACCGGGTGGGTCACGGTGTACCACTGCTGCGTTTCACGGTTCACCTCCTTGTAGAGGCCACTGAAGACCCTCTGCACGTCCTTCATGGTGAAGACACAGACGGCAGAGCCTTCTGTAGTTCCCCTGTGCCTGCAGAGGAAATAATCAGATTAACCCAGGAGCCCTGggggccccagccccagccaccctTCACCCTTCCATCTCCAGCGTCTGGGGACCCTACCACTGGGAAGTGAAGACTCCATAGAAAAGGGTGTCACGCCAGTCCTGGGGGCTGGGGCTCAGGGTGAAGACGTCCTGCAGCACATTGAAGGGGAAGCCATCGTCGGGCCGTGAGCACAGCAGTTGGGCCTTGAGGAAGGAGGTCCAGCGCTGCTGCAGCACCCGCTCTCCACCCTCATCACCCTGGAGGGAGAGGCGGAAGGGCTGGGCTTAGGCACACGCTGAGCCATGACAGGGATGCATGGTACAGGACTGCTTTGATGGACCCACCCCAGACACCAGGACTGAAGGGCAGGAGAAGGCCAGGACCAACTTCCATCTGAAGTCAGAAGACCTGGAGGCAGTGTACACGTCCATCAGGAGGATGGTCCTTAACGTGACCAAGCAGAGCCTtcctaaatatggaaaggaggCTGCGATTCACTGCTGAGCAAACAAGGAAGCCAAAGGACCCCAATACAGCCTAATGCCATGTTCATGAGGGAGTTAATAATATAAGCACAAGGTCGGGACTGTACCTATATtattaatgcctgtaatcccagcactttgggaggccaaggtgggtggatcacttgagctcaggagtttgagaccctgtctctgctaaaaaatacaaaaaaattagctgagcatggtggtgcatgctggtagtcccagctacatgaggcactgaggtgagaggattgcttgagactgggcagtggaggttgcagtgaaatctcaccactgcatgccagactgggtgacaaagtgagaccctgtctcaaaaaggaaaaaataaattaaaaataaataaataaatacacagttacacatatgccaaaaaaaaaaaaaagatgaggagagGGCAttctaaaatgttaacagtgactCCTTCTTGTGCTGGGGTGGTAGGGTGATAACACTAATAGTTCACATTTAGTCACTGCCCACCACATTTCTAAGAGCTTTACGTggattaattaaattaattcacATAACAACTCTGAGGTCAGTGTTATTATTCCTATTTAACAGGCAAGGAAACTGTTCACCGAGGGGGTGAGGACTTGCCCAAGATCCTAGGCCATCAGGGTTTGAACCTGGGCAGCTGGCCTCTGGGGTCTGTGCCCTCCAGCTGATGCTACAGTGCCTCTTCATCTTGTAAGCGATTTTTGTGTGTACGGTtctctattttcactttttttttttttttggagacagtcttgctttgtcacccaggctggagtgcaatggcacaatctcggctcactgcaacctccacctcccgggttcaagggattctcttgccacagcctcctgagtagctaggattacagacatgtgccaccacacccagttaacttttgtattattagtagagatggagtttaaccatgttggacaggctggtctcaaactcctgacctcaggtgatccacccacatcggcctcccaaagtgctgggattacaggtgtgagccaccacgcccggctattttcacattttttaagtaaaaaaaaaaaaaaaaaaaaaaaggctgggtacagtggctcatgcctataatcccagcactttgggaagccgacgtgggtggatcatttgagccgagtctgagatcagcctgggcaacatggtaaaatcccatctctacaaaaaatacaaaaattagctgggtgtgtgggcgcacacctgtagtctcagctactcggaaggctgaggtaggagaattgcttgagcccaggaggtcgaggctgcagtgaaccgtgattgtgccactgcactccagcctgggtgacaaagcaaaggtcctgtctaaaaagaaaaaaaaaaaaaaaagtagtaagatattttaatttaaaaggtgAGAGAGAAAAGCTGCTAGCCAAGCTGTACCCCCTGGGGGATGGGAAAGGCCATGCATGGATGTGGGTGATCTTGCAGCTGTGGAGCCTTTGAGGTCCCTAGGGTGGCCACCCTTTCGCCCCATTCCCCTCACCTTGCAGATGCGGGCAATGCGGGACACGATGGtgttctcaaagaactcaaattcCTGGCCAGTCTCGCTGAAGAAAAAGTAGATCTTGTCATCATCGCCTTGCAAGCTGCCCAGGCTCTCAGGAATGTAGGCTGAGGCCACAAAAGCTGGGTCTGTAGGGACCGGGTCAGGAGCTCAGAGTCAGCCCAGAAATCCTGGAGACAGGCCCTGCTGGGGGAAAGGGCCCCCTTCTAGGGCCCAGTGAACAGGATCCCTGCCCTCTGCGTGGTGGCAAGAGGACTTTACCTTGCAGCCAGTTGAGGGAGCTCTCAGTCTTGGTGGGGCGAAGGCTTTGGCTCCGGGAGATGGCCGGGTCATTCCCTTGGAAGCTGCTGACTGTTCCAGTGTAGAGCTCACCATCTGCCAAGAAAACATTCCCATGGGAACGGGCTCTTCAGCACGGCCCCTTCTCCCTGCTCAGGACCCAGAGTGACCCCAGCACTGCCCGTTTTGCCTGTGGTGGGCAGAGAAGGAAGCTGAAACTTGGAAAAACCAAACCCAAGGCAAGCCCATGGCCATTCTGTGCCCTTGGAAATAAGCATGGCATGAACCCAGCCTGTCCAGAACTAGCCCTCTGGCCCTACGTGCCCCCACATGGAACTTCAATGAACCCAGCCTGCCCCCAACACTCACCAACCACCAGGGCCGTGGACTTGAAATTCGGGTCGAAGGGACAACGGCCCTTGCCATCTTCCAGGAGGACATTCCCCTTCTCGTCCCTTGCCAGGGTGAAGTTCTCCACGTTCTGCAGGAGGGTGGACACACGGGCTCAGGGGCACTCCAGGGAATGAGCAGCGGGCTTGGTGAGAAAGCGAGAGGTGTGCAGGAGAAAGCAACTCTTCAGGCAGGTGAGGTGTGCCGGATAAAAGGGGTCAGGTGTCAGGGAGGCTGTCCTGCTCCCCCAGGACACGGGGCCGAAGGGTTTGAACCCGGACAGTTGGCTTccagagaggcctcaccagacacAGGGCTGCACTGTCTCACAGTGACCGGATGTGGGACATGTTATCAGACCCACCTGGCGGAGGAAGTGAGGCTTAGAAAATGATGTGAGcctggcagggcgtggtggctcacgcctgtaatcccagcactttgggagcccgaggcgggcagaccacgaggtcaggagatcaagaccatcctggctaacattgtgaaaccccgtctctactaaaaaatagaaaaaattagccaggcacggtggcaggcgcctgtagtcccagctactcaggaagctaaggcaggagaatggcgtgaacccagcaggcggagcttgcagggagccgagatcacgccactgcgctccagcctggacgacagagcaagactctatctcaaaaaaaaaaaagaaaagaaaaagaaaatgatgtgagCCTGGAAGGGGCAGCAATgtgattcaaacccaggcatgTCTGACCCCAAAGCTGGGCTGCAACCCACAGCATCAAATGCCACCCTCTGCTAGGGGTGTGTGCTGAGGAGGGGGTGTACAAGATAAGACAAGAGAATCAagcaaaggagagggagagatgcTGGAAGAAGCAGGAGAGGGCAGCAAGGCCTGGGTGGGACAGGATCTTCATGGGTGAGTGACTGCATGCCTCCCTGCACAGGGAGACATGGCTGTCAGGGCTGAGCTTTGTGCCAGGGTGTGGGGCCTCAGGGCTCTTGGAGACCAGTGGTACCCAGAAACCTCCCTCTGGGCCCTGCCTTTCACCAGGGGTCCATGCTGAAGAACAGGATCCCTGAGGCAGAAAGAGGGGCAGTTCCCAGGCCAGCTTCAGGGCTAAGGACAGGGCACTCACGATGTAGGTGCACATGGGGCTGAAGGCTGCTGTGCCACAGGTGAACAGGTAACTGCTGCTGAGTGGCAGGAGGATCTTGATGTAGTTTTGACAGTCACGCTGGGGGAAGGAGTGAGGGGATATCAGGCCCATGCCCAAGCATGCCACCAGGTGGCACCGCTGAGCCCTCCCTACCACACCCAGGCCCGGCCTCTGCTCCCAGGACTGGGGATGGGGCACTCAAGTTCAGGAACAAAGAACCCACGGGTTTTCTGGGGCACAGTGGAGCATGCATAGTGTGTGCTGCAGGGAGTCCCGGGGCTCAGCTAGTTTTGTGACTGGCAAACTTTCCTTCGGCCCAGGGGTGAGGGCACAGAATCCTACCCCCTTGAATTGTACTGGCCCCCAGGAACGTCCTCTTCAGAAGCCATAGGCTTCTGAAAGCCTTGAAAACTACAGTCCCCTCCCAACCAGGCGGGAAGCTGATGAAGCCACAGCCCAGAGCAGGAGGAATGCTCAGCCCTGAATCCTGAACCCCAGATTCATGCATCACCTTCAATGGGGTGTCTAACTGGCACCTACAACCAAGCTTCTGGTCCTCCCTAAAACACATGCTTCCCCCTGAGATCTTGCCACTTTCATTAATTCTGTCTTTTCAGTCACTGAGGCCCTAACCCCAATCAGCCTTGACACTTCTTGTTGGTCATACCCCATAATTTCCCACCCAGAAATCCTGGTGGCTCCATCTTCAAAATGCATCTGGAATCTGAGCATTTCTCACTGGTCCGAGCCACCACCATCACTCGCTCCTcactgctctccctcctcctgtccTTCCCCATGGAGGCTACTCTACCACAGTAGCCAGAATGACCCTCTTAGTACACAGGTGAGACCAGTCACATCTCTGCTCGGCcctcccctggcctcccaaatACCTCCCTCAGAGTGAAATCAAAAGTCCTGCCCCTCCTCCAGATATGCCATGGTCGGCTCCTCACCCTCTGCTGATCttggctcaaatgtcacttttttaACAAAATGTAACCTGACCACCTTATTCCATCCTACCCACTGCCAATAACATTTGTAAACtgactactttttctttttctttcttttttctttttttgaaacacagtctcactctgtcacccaggctggagtgcagtggtgtgatcttggctcactgcaacctctgcctcccaggttcaagcaattctcctgcttcagcctcccaggtagctggggctacacagatgcccaccaccatgcctggctaatgttttttgtatttttagtagagatagggtttcactatgttggccaggctggtctcgaactcctgagaccACTCAGGAGACCGTGAGATGGAgacgttgtgatccacctgcctcggcctcccaaagtgctgggattacaggtgtgagccaccgcaccaagccTGCTTTTTCACAATTAAATCTCCAGTACCTGCAAGTACATGGACACAGAGTGGGTGCTTAATCAATGTTAGCTGAATAACAGAATGgcaaccaggatttgaacctgtgTCTTGATCCCAAGTCCGGCACTCTTTTGCCCTCACCTTACCCAGCACCTGCTGCACttaggagcaggagcaggaggccTCTAGGGATGATGATGAGTCCTCTAGGAGAACCTGGGTTGAACCAGATTTCATCCTGTGCTTTGGCCAAAACCACATCAGAATCTGTCAGATGTGCTATATCAGGAATCATTTGCAGAGGGACACAACTCTCAACCTACCCAATCCCTGTTCATGCTGGAAGCTGACTTGTTAGTCCTTGTGTCTATGAGCCAGGTGCCTTACACCTATTAGCTTCCTGAATCCTCACTGTAAGCCCAGTGAGACCggatcattatccccattttacaggtgggccCATTAAGACTCAGAGAGATGAATCTACTTGTCAAAGGTTGTAGAGATGTAAGTGTagtgctgggattcaaacccaggcctggCCATCTCAGAAGCTTAAGCCCTTTCCACCCTACCTGGCTGTATCTGCTCCCACCTCCCGCCTCTGGCCTGGGA
The Theropithecus gelada isolate Dixy chromosome 7b, Tgel_1.0, whole genome shotgun sequence DNA segment above includes these coding regions:
- the SEMA4B gene encoding semaphorin-4B isoform X1 — its product is MGPRSWLAAPWGALPPRPPLLLLLLLLLLQPPPPTWALSPRISLPLGSEERPFLRFEAENISNYTALLLSRDGRTLYVGAREALFALNSNLSFLPGGEYQELLWSADAEKKQQCSFKGKDPQRDCQNYIKILLPLSSSYLFTCGTAAFSPMCTYINVENFTLARDEKGNVLLEDGKGRCPFDPNFKSTALVVDGELYTGTVSSFQGNDPAISRSQSLRPTKTESSLNWLQDPAFVASAYIPESLGSLQGDDDKIYFFFSETGQEFEFFENTIVSRIARICKGDEGGERVLQQRWTSFLKAQLLCSRPDDGFPFNVLQDVFTLSPSPQDWRDTLFYGVFTSQWHRGTTEGSAVCVFTMKDVQRVFSGLYKEVNRETQQWYTVTHPVPTPRPGACITNSARERKINSSLQLPDRVLNFLKDHFLMDGQVRSRMLLLQPQARYQRVAVHRVPGLHHAYDVLFLGTGDGRLHKAVNVGPRVHIIEELQIFSSGQPVQNLLLDTHRGLLYAASHSGVVQVPVANCSLYRSCGDCLLARDPYCAWSGSSCKHVSLYQPELATRQWIQDIEGANAKDLCSISSVVSLSFVPTGEKPCEQVQFQPNTVNTLACPLLSNLATRLWLHNGAPINASASCHVLPTGDLLLVGTQQLGEFQCWSLEEGFQQLVASYCPEVVEDGVADQTDQGGSVPVIISTSRVSAPAGGQASWGADKSYWKEFLVMCTLFVLAVLFPVLFLLYRHRNSMKVFLKQGECASVHPKTCPVVLPPETRPLNGLGPPSTPLDHRGYQALSDSPPGARVFTESEKRPLSIQDSFVEVSPVCPRPRVRLGSEIRDSVV
- the SEMA4B gene encoding semaphorin-4B isoform X2 gives rise to the protein MAGPCMWVLERPSLHSIATSASCQAESTKSCSGVQTQRRNSSAASRAKTHSVTVKTTSRSSCHSAAVTCSPVAQQPSAPCAPTSTWRTSPWQGTRRGMSSWKMARAVVPSTRISSPRPWWLMVSSTLEQSAASKGMTRPSPGAKAFAPPRLRAPSTGCKTQLLWPQPTFLRAWAACKAMMTRSTFSSARLARNLSSLRTPSCPALPASARHRGTTEGSAVCVFTMKDVQRVFSGLYKEVNRETQQWYTVTHPVPTPRPGACITNSARERKINSSLQLPDRVLNFLKDHFLMDGQVRSRMLLLQPQARYQRVAVHRVPGLHHAYDVLFLGTGDGRLHKAVNVGPRVHIIEELQIFSSGQPVQNLLLDTHRGLLYAASHSGVVQVPVANCSLYRSCGDCLLARDPYCAWSGSSCKHVSLYQPELATRQWIQDIEGANAKDLCSISSVVSLSFVPTGEKPCEQVQFQPNTVNTLACPLLSNLATRLWLHNGAPINASASCHVLPTGDLLLVGTQQLGEFQCWSLEEGFQQLVASYCPEVVEDGVADQTDQGGSVPVIISTSRVSAPAGGQASWGADKSYWKEFLVMCTLFVLAVLFPVLFLLYRHRNSMKVFLKQGECASVHPKTCPVVLPPETRPLNGLGPPSTPLDHRGYQALSDSPPGARVFTESEKRPLSIQDSFVEVSPVCPRPRVRLGSEIRDSVV
- the SEMA4B gene encoding semaphorin-4B isoform X3, yielding MCTYINVENFTLARDEKGNVLLEDGKGRCPFDPNFKSTALVVDGELYTGTVSSFQGNDPAISRSQSLRPTKTESSLNWLQDPAFVASAYIPESLGSLQGDDDKIYFFFSETGQEFEFFENTIVSRIARICKGDEGGERVLQQRWTSFLKAQLLCSRPDDGFPFNVLQDVFTLSPSPQDWRDTLFYGVFTSQWHRGTTEGSAVCVFTMKDVQRVFSGLYKEVNRETQQWYTVTHPVPTPRPGACITNSARERKINSSLQLPDRVLNFLKDHFLMDGQVRSRMLLLQPQARYQRVAVHRVPGLHHAYDVLFLGTGDGRLHKAVNVGPRVHIIEELQIFSSGQPVQNLLLDTHRGLLYAASHSGVVQVPVANCSLYRSCGDCLLARDPYCAWSGSSCKHVSLYQPELATRQWIQDIEGANAKDLCSISSVVSLSFVPTGEKPCEQVQFQPNTVNTLACPLLSNLATRLWLHNGAPINASASCHVLPTGDLLLVGTQQLGEFQCWSLEEGFQQLVASYCPEVVEDGVADQTDQGGSVPVIISTSRVSAPAGGQASWGADKSYWKEFLVMCTLFVLAVLFPVLFLLYRHRNSMKVFLKQGECASVHPKTCPVVLPPETRPLNGLGPPSTPLDHRGYQALSDSPPGARVFTESEKRPLSIQDSFVEVSPVCPRPRVRLGSEIRDSVV